Proteins found in one Ovis canadensis isolate MfBH-ARS-UI-01 breed Bighorn chromosome 20, ARS-UI_OviCan_v2, whole genome shotgun sequence genomic segment:
- the LOC138425581 gene encoding endogenous retrovirus group K member 13-1 Env polyprotein-like produces MPKRRAGSRRGWYARRRNSLTYQMHRMTLGEPTSELPTQRQIEALMRYAWNEAHVQPPVTPTNILIMLLLLLQRIQIGAAAAFWAYIPDPPMIQSLGWDREIVPVYVNDTSLLGGKSDIHISPQQANISFYGLTTQYPMCFSYQSQHPHCIQVSAEISYPRVTISGIDEKTGKRSYHDGTGPLDIPFCDKHLSIGIGIDTPWTLCRARVASVYNINNANATFLWDWAPGGTPDFPEYRGQHPPILSVNTAQVYQTELWKLLAAFGHGNSLYLQPNISGSKYGNVGVTGFLYPRACVPYPFMLIQGHVEITLSLNIYHLNCSNCILTNCIRGVAKGEQVIIVKQPAFVMLPVEIAEAWYDETALELLQRINTALSRTKRSLSLIVLGIVSLITLIATAVTASVSLAQSIQAAHTVDSLSYNVTKVMGTQEDIDKKMEDRLSALYDVVRVLGEQVQSTSFRMKIQCHANYKWICVTKKAYNASDFPWDKVKKHLQGIWFDTNVSLDLLQLHNEILNIENSPKATLNIADTVNNFLQNLFSNFPSLHSLWRSIIAVGAVLTVVLIVICLAPCLIRSIVKEFLHMRVLIHKNMLQHRHLMELLKNKERGAAGDCP; encoded by the coding sequence ATGCCAAAGCGCCGCGCTGGATCCCGGAGAGGCTGGTACGCGCGACGGAGGAACTCCCTGACATATCAAATGCATCGCATGACATTGGGTGAGCCCACGAGTGAGCTGCCTACCCAAAGGCAGATTGAGGCGTTGATGCGATATGCTTGGAATGAGGCTCATGTACAACCTCCAGTGACACCTACAAACATACTGAtcatgttattattgttgttacagCGGATACAAATTGGGGCGGCTGCGGCTTTTTGGGCATACATTCCTGATCCGCCTATGATTCAATCATTAGGATGGGATAGAGAAATAGTACCTGTCTATGTCAACGATACAAGtcttttaggaggaaaatcagaCATTCACATTTCTCCTCAGCAAGCCAATATCTCTTTTTATGGTCTTACTACACAATATCCTATGTGCTTTTCTTATCAATCACAACATCCTCACTGTATACAGGTGTCAGCTGAGATATCCTACCCTCGAGTAACTATTTCTGGCATTGACGAAAAAACCGGAAAAAGATCGTACCATGATGGAACCGGACCTCTCGACATTCCGTTTTGTGACAAACATTTAAGCATCGGCATAGGAATAGACACTCCTTGGACTTTATGTCGAGCCCGGGTTGCATCAGTGtacaacatcaacaatgccaaTGCCACCTTTTTATGGGACTGGGCACCTGGGggaacacctgatttccccgaatATCGAGGACAGCATCCACCCATTCTCTCTGTAAACACTGCTCAAGTATATCAAACAGAACTGTGGAAACTTTTGGCTGCTTTTGGTCATGGCAATAGTCTATATTTACAACCCAATATTAGTGGGAGTAAATATGGTAATGTAGGAGTTACGGGGTTTTTATATCCCCGAGCTTGTGTCCCTTACCCATTCATGTTGATACAAGGCCATGTGGAGATAACACTGtcattgaatatttatcatttaaattgttcTAATTGCATACTTACCAATTGCATTAGAGGTGTTGCCAAAGGAGAACAAGTTATAATAGTAAAACAACCTGCTTTTGTAATGTTACCTGTTGAAATAGCTGAAGCTTGGTATGACGAGACTGCTTTAGAATTGCTACAACGCATTAACACGGCTCTTAGCCGCACTAAAAGAAGTTTGAGTCTGATTGTTCTGGGTATAGTATCTTTAATCACCCTTATAGCAACTGCTGTTACCGCTTCTGTATCTTTAGCACAATCCATTCAAGCTGCTCATACTGTAGATTCCTTGTCATATAATGTTACTAAAGTAATGGGAACACAAGAAGACATAGATAAAAAAATGGAAGATAGATTATCAGCTTTATATGATGTGGTTAGAGTTCTAGGAGAACAAGTTCAGAGCACTAGTTTTCGCATGAAAATTCAATGTCATGCTAATTATAAGTGGATTTGTGTTACAAAAAAGGCTTACAATGCATCTGACTTTCCGTGGGATAAGGTGAAAAAACATCTACAAGGAATTTGGTTTGATACTAATGTTTCTCTAGATCTTTTGCAATTGCATAATGAAATTCTTAATATTGAAAATTCTCCAAAAGCTACTCTGAATATAGCTGATACTGTCAacaattttttacaaaatttattttctaacttcccTAGCCTTCATTCACTGTGGCGAAGCATAATTGCTGTGGGCGCGGTTCTGACTGTTGTACTTATCGTAATTTGTTTAGCTCCTTGCCTTATTCGTAGCATTGTTAAAGAATTTTTACATATGAGAGTTTTGATACATAAAAACATGTTGCAACACCGACATCttatggagcttttaaaaaataaagagaggggagCTGCGGGGGACTGCCCatga